CTTGCAGCCGAAGGGCCTTCTCTCTAAGACGGGTGGTTTTCGTCTACTCTCCCTGTCATCGCTTCTTGATCGATTCCATTTGCCTTTTATTGTACCCTGCCGCGTTTCCAACGTCAAACATCGAGCAAAAGGAGTGAACCCTGCGGCTCACCCCCGTCCACGATCCTAGTATAAGTTCCGGTTACTGCATGCCGAAAGCTTTCCGGACGCTGTCCCACATGAGTTGCGGATCGGCCAAAAACGCGAGCAACAGCACCGTGCTCAATAGCAGAAAGCTGAGGATGAAAATCATTAAAAAACCACGGTACATGCTTCGTACGGTTGATTTCACCACAGTCAAGAACAACCCCCCAATCTTGTGTTCTCTGTCTGCCTCATTGACTATTGTGCGTTTTTTGTCGACCCTTGTCCACCCCTTTTCCGTCTTTCTCACCCTGATAGACATGAAATAGGCTGAAAGTCGGATTCATTGGCAAGGAACACCAATCATTGCTGTGCTACATATAATTTGACTGCATGCAACATTTTTTAATAAAGGCAAGGAATCGGAGTGGTTGGATGGAACTGTTTCGCGCCCTTATTTGCTCCTTTGCCCTGTTTGTTCCCGTCAAAGCGTTGGAAGTTTGGTTGGAACGAAGGTGGCGCCAGTGAATAAAGCAGGCGCACTCCTAAAATGGCGGAGGCAAGCAACCCAATCGAGGCTTGTCCTTACCGATCCGCTACCGCATAAAAAACCCCGCTCCTCAGCGGGAGCGGGGTTTGGCCGTTCGAATCCCGGCCAATTCCTTTCGTTTCGCCTTTTTGGTCGGCTTTTTTGCCCAGTGTTTACGCACCCAATCCTGGAACAGTTGGAGGCGGTCCATCTCTTCTTCCAAACGCCTGACCAGCGTTCCTTCATCCTGCCGGTTACCAGCGTAATATTGCTCCATCAATTTGAGGGGTTGTTCGGGGAAAGTCAAATACAACGATAAAAGCCGCTTTTCTTTTCCATTAAAAGGGAATTCATCTTCATACTCGGCCAGCAGCGCAAACGGGTCTGTCACTTCATCCCCATCCATCGGGATCAAGCGGCGTAAAAAACCGGCCACATCCCGAACCGGACTGTCGATGCCCGCATGTTCCCAATCAATCCATCGCCATCCTTCTTCCCCCACAACGAGATTACGGGGGTGGACACGTCCATGAACCCAGGTATAGCGTGGAGCTTCCCCCCGCTCCCCCTGAATGTATTTTTCCATTCCCTGCAGAGAGAAGGACAGCGCTTTTTGTACATACGGCAGATGAGTCTCGAAGGCTTTATCAAACGGAGAGGGAAATTCCCGTTCCCGTGCGATGGAAGCCCACTCTTCCAAACGCTTCTCGAAGGAACGGCGCCGCTTGACTTCCGACTGATCCAAGCGCCGGCGATCCTCTTTTTTACCGGCGGCCAGCGGCATAGTTAAGCGATGGAACCGAGCCAAGCTGCGGATTAAGTCGGCCAGCGGCACTTCGTCTCCCCGTTCCGCTCCTTGGCCGTACCATTCCTGTGCCATCCAATAACCGACTTCCGTTTCCACACCCGTCTCCCCGTCAACCGTTTTTTCAAAAGGGAGGAGGTGGGGATACTCTTTGGCGGTAATCTCATGCAGGACGGTTTGAATCTTTTTCATCTCTTTCGCGGGCAACACCGCTTTTTTTAAAGCGAACACCTTGCCGTTCGTTTGGACTTGTAACACTCCCCGTACCATTTCCACTTGGTGCGGGGACCAACCAAACCGGCGGAAAACTTGCTCCATCACCGGTCCGTCGCGATGGGCATCCAGCTTCACCTTTTCATCCCCTCTCAAATGGACTGCCGCCACGTATGAAAAAACGCGGCGGCGATCCGGTCAACTGGATGGAATATAAACAATCTGGCCCTCTTCCAGCACTTCTGATTCCAAACGATTCAAATGGACGATCTTACTGGCCGGAACCTGGTATCGCTCCGATAGGGAATCGATGGAATCCTGTTTGTGGACAATCACCATCCGCAACTTCACAAACTGCTCCTGTTCCTCCCCCAGTATCCACTGCGCCCACTCTTGGCTGGATCCCTTATTTTTTTCTTCTTCCGGCGGGTCGGCATCCAATTCGGCCGTGTCATCGACAGGCTCCGGCTGTTCGGAGGACAAGTCTTTTTCTTCAAACATTCTTTCAATCCCGAACCGGGTCCGTTCATCCTCTTCGAGGTGTTGGAAGTCGAATTCACCGATATGGGGCATCCGTAATGGCTGCTGACGGGACAACGGACTTTCCTCCCGATCCCGTTCGGGCTGAAAGGGATGGAAAGTAACGGGGGACACACTTGGTTCCTCCCCCTTCTCCGGTTCACTCTCACTTCGTCGCTCTTCTGACTCTTCCGTCTCCAGTTCGGCCTGGATCTTCTCCGCCTCTACCGGGGCCGATTCCTCTTCCGCTTCCACCTCTGCCTTCGTATCCTCCTGATCTGCCTTTACCTCAGCTCCTTCCTCTCCTTCCTCCAACCGAGCCACATGGACAAACTCATATTCATCCTGTTCCCCTTTGGTATCACCCGGAACATCCTGCTTCCAACGGATGTCTCCATTGGGAGGAACAGAAAATGCGGCTGCTTGGGAGGAAACGACTTCGACCGGCTCTCCTTCCTCTTCGTTCTCCTCCTCCTGGATGAATCCGTCGATGATCAGCAGAGCTTCAATCTGCAATTCAAAAGGAGACAACACCTGGTAGTCAAAGGAGTGAATTTCGGAAGCGATCTGGTCCATATCCACCCGTTCAGCCGGCAAGGTGATTTCCACCGGAATCACATAGGCGATCTCTTCCTGCTGAGCCGAAGCTTCTGCTTCCGTCTCTTGCCCGCCTCCATCCGTCTCGGCATCCACCCCCTGCTCTGGATGGTAGGTACCGTTGAGTCGGAGGTAACCTTGGATTTTCAGATGAGTCTCTTGATCTTCGACCTCGACATCCGGGTAGAGGTCCAGTTCCAGGAGGGTGCCGATCCCCGGTTGTTGAGGATGGAGCCGGACCTTTTCCGATATGTCGAAGCGGAGCTGGTTAACCTTGCTCCCCGTCAAAACAATCCCCCCTCAGGACAAGATTGACGAAGAAACCGATGAACTTCCCCCTGGACCCGCCTCACCACCCGGGAAGGGAGGCGGGTTGAGATAAGCCACAGGTTTACGACTGTACTGTAACTATATGCGGGCGAGGGACGGATATACCCTGTCCTCTAAGGTGCTCTCCTTAATCCGAATGGGACAAAAAAACACCCCTTTCGGGGTGAATAAGCAGCCAGAGGACTAATCGTTACAATTGCTCCATAGCATAACGGTTGGCTTCCAGCGTGCGGTCGATATCTTCTTCACTGTGTGCGGTGGAAATAAACATCCCTTCGAATGGGGAAGGCGGCAACGAAATCCCCTGGTCCAGCATATGGCGGAAGTAGGAGGCGAAGCACCGTTTATCCGTTTGTTTGGCTTGTTCGTAGCTGGTCACTTCCTCTGCCGTGAAGAAGAGGCAAACCATCGAACCCACCCGGTTGATATGATGGGGAATTCCCACCTCTTGTGCATTCTTTCGCAACCCGTGCTCCAAGCGTGAAGCACGCTCTTCCAACAACTCATAAGCGCTCCGATCCATCTGGTTCAATGTAGCCAAACCCGCTGCCATCGCCAGGGGATTGCCCGATAAGGTTCCTGCTTGATATACGGGTCCGGAAGGAGCCACCCACTCCATGATGTCCCGCCGTCCTCCATATGCACCCACCGGCAACCCACCGCCGATGACTTTTCCCATGGTGGTCAGATCCGGCTGGATGTCGTACAAGCCCTGGGCCGAGTGGTAATCCACCCGAAATCCGGTCATCACTTCGTCAAAAATCAACAAGGAACCGTAATGATCCGTGAGGCGGCGTAATCCCGAAAGGAACTCCGCAGCGGGAGGTACCACGCCCATGTTGCCGGCCACCGGCTCCACGATGACAGCCGCAATATCGTGACCGAACTTTTGGAAGGCTACTCGGGCGCTGTCTAAATCGTTATAGGGAACGGTCAGTGTATGCTGCCCCGTGTTTTCCGGCACGCCGGGGCTGTCCGGCAAGCCCAACGTGGCCACCCCGGACCCTGCCTTAATGAGCAAGCTATCGGAATGACCATGATAACAACCTTCGAATTTGAGGATTTTATTTCGTTTGGTAAAAGCCCGCGCCAGCCGCAATGCACTCATGGTCGCTTCCGTGCCGGAATTGACCATCCGTACCACTTCCACGGACGGCATCCGTTCAGTCACCAAACGGGCCATTTCCGTCTCCAACTCCGTCGGCGCCCCAAAGCTCGTTCCCTTGACGGTCACTTCACGAATGGCATCCACCACAGCAGGATGGGCGTGTCCCAAAATCAGCGGACCCCAGGAACAGACATAATCGATGTATTCGTTCCCATCCACATCATAGACCCGGGACCCGTTGCCCCGTTCGATATACACCGGGGTTCTGTCCACACTCTTAAAAGCGCGAACGGGACTGTTCACCCCTCCCGGAATCACTTGTTTAGCTTCTTCAAACAAGGCTGCCGACCGATCATGATTTCGTGTCACCCTATCACTCCTTGCATGTTTATCTGTCATCCGAGGGATTCAAATCCCCTCAACAACCCGTGTCCGTCCATCCGTGCTCGTGAATGGGGTCCTACCGCGATGGAACGGATGATCACCTCGCCACTCAGTTTTTTTCCACCCGGAGTCTTCATACTCAGGATCAACTCCGGACTTCCATAGTAAAAACAATCATCCAACCTGTCGGCTGACTCCGCATTTAACCCCTTGATCACCACATACCAGCTTTTCAGGTTGAACGGACCCGGCATGTCCAAAAAGAGTTCCGCCTCTTCAAAAATGATTTCAAACTCCTTCGCCGCTGTCTCCACAAATATTGTGTGCAGTGTATAGCTATCGGACACTTGGGTTCCTCCTCGACCGCCATTTCGGGTCCAGCGATGAAACCGGTCACCCAGTACGCCAATCCGGAACTTCGATCTGTTTCTTCGCTCTTTACTAGCTTAGGATGGGCCGGCTTCATGTCCGACTTTCGATCCGGAGCACTCACAGAGCACCAGTCTCGCCGCATCATTTCCAAGCCATCCTCCACGAAGCATGATCGATATGGCTAAAAGGGGCACCAGGAAAGACCATCCCCATAACCGGTTTCAACCTGCCGGATTGCGTATTCGCTCTTCCCTGTTCAATCTCCTCTTTTATTCCTCCCCGTTCAGCCAACGGGCCGCATCTTTGGCATGATAGGTCAGAATCAAATCAGCCCCTGCGCGCTTCATACCGGTCAACAGTTCCAACACGACTCCCTTTTCATCAATCCAGCCCTTTTCCGCCGCCGCCTTCACCATCGCATATTCTCCGCTTACGTTGTATGCTGCCAGGGGAACGTCAAAGCGCTCTTTCAGCCGGCGCAGGATATCCATATAGGCCAACCCCGGTTTCACCATCAACATATCCGCTCCTTCGTCGAGATCAGAAGCGGCTTCCAACAGAGCCTCCCGTCCATTGGCCGGATCCATCTGGTACGTCCGCCGATCCCCGAACTGGGGCGAAGAATGAGCGGCATCGCGAAACGGGCCGTAAAAAGCGGAAGCGTATTTGACGGCATAAGACAAAATGGGCGTGTTTTCATAACCCGCTTCATCCAAGGCATGACGGATGGCGGTGACAAATCCGTCCATCATGTTGGAAGGGGCGATCATATCGGCTCCGGCTGCTGCTTGGGAGACGGCGGTCCGTGCCAAGATGGAGAGGGATTCATCATTAAGGACCTCCCCCTCCGCCACCACGCCGCAATGACCATGGTCCGTATACTGACACAGACAGGTGTCCGCCATCACATATAAAGAGGGATGATGCTCCTTTACTTGCCGAATCGCCTGCTGGACAATTCCGTTTTCGGCATGAGCTGCGCTGCCGCAAGCATCTTTGGACTCCGGAACGCCAAACAGGATGATGGAAGGGATCCCCGATTCCACCACCTCGTCCACCTCTTCGTTCAACCGATCCAGAGAATAATGAAACACTCCCGGCATGGAGGGCACCTCTTGCCGAATCCCGCTTCCCTCCACCACAAAAATGGGATAGATAAAGTCCCGCGTTGTAAGATGATGTTCCCGCACCATGCTGCGAATGGATTCGTTTTGTCTAAGTCGGCGGTGACGGGCAAAGGATTTCATCATGATTCCTCCTTGAGTCCTTGTGGCAGACGGACGATGGCGTCGATCAGCCCGTCGATGGTGTACTCTTCCGCAGTCACATCTACAGGCAATCCCATCTCAGTCGCCGTATCGGCCGTGATGGGACCGATACAGGCGATCCAGGCGCGCTGGATTCGAGACGAGACGTCCTCCGCTTCCCGTTCCAACGCCCGTATAAAATAGCGAACCGTAGACGAACTGGTAAACGTGATCACATGAATGCGGCCTTCTTCCAGCTCACGTAATAGCTCCCGGACACCTCCGCTGGCAGGAAGGGTATCGTAGGCATGGGCATCGACAACATGACAACCCATCTCACTCAATTCCTCTGCCAACAGGGGACGGGCAATGTTGGCACGGGGCAGCAAAATGTTTTCTCCTCGGCGAACCAATGGGCGCATCGCTTCCACCAAGGCTTCGGCTCGGTACTCTTCCGGTAAGCAGTCGACCCGGATCCCCTTGACTTCCAACTCCTGAGCGGTTTTGGGGCCGATGGCAGCTATCCGGGCCCGATGCAGACTGCGAATATCCATCCGAAGCTCCGACAGCCGCCGGAAAAACGTTGTCACTCCGTTGACACTGGTAAACACCACCCAATCGAAGGTATTCAACCGGTCAAGAGCCTCGTCCAGTTTTTCCTTCCGGGCCGGCGGGTGAATTTCAATCGCGGGAAATTCCATCGCCTCTCCCCCCAAAGCCCGGATTTTATCCGACAGGATCCCTGCCTGTTCCAGTGCCCGCGTCACCAAAATGCGGCGGCCATACAGGGGAAGGCGTTCGAACCACGTCAATCGATCGCGGGTCGTCACTCCTTCCCCAACCACCAACGTATGATGGCCGGCAGCCCCATCCGCTTCCGGCAATGTGGCAAGTGCTCCCATCCAAACCCGTTGCTCCGCCCGGGAACCATCCCGAATCAAGGCGGCGGGGGTGTCTAGTGCCCACCCTTCCTGTTGGAGCTGTTTTAAAACGGCGCCCCATTCTCCGGGACCAACGGGAATCAAGCGATTGCCGTTCACCAGAGTACCGGGTGTTTCGTTCTTCTCTTCATTGCCAGCCAAGGATATTCCGGCATAGGACAGATCTCCCCATTCACGGCCGATGCCGGGAACCACCTCAAACGAGAGCCCTTTTTCGGACCATCGTTCCAGCTCGTTTCGTACCGACGGATCCATCAGCGGATCCCCCGGGACGAGACGAACCACTCGCTCCCCCCGAAAGCAAGCAGCTTCTGCTTCTTCCAGCCATTTTTCACCGGCTTGGGTCACATGTATGACTCCATCCGTCATCCACGCTTTCCAAACCCCTTCGTCCACATCCTTCCGAACAAACAGATGGTCTGCCCGCTGCATCGCTCGCCGACCTCTGACGGTGACCAGGTCGGGGGCTCCCGAACCGGCTCCCACCCAGATGAGGGATGCTTGATTTGCTTTCATGACTGGATTCCTTTCCGGATTTCCTCCAACAACACACCTGCTCCCTGATCCAACAAGCGGCGGGCCAACCGCTTCCCGATTTCTCGGGAATTATCCCCGCTTTCCTCTGCGCTTAGTACCGGGTTGCCGGATGGATGGGCCACCATCCCCCTCAAATGGATGCCGTCTGGCCGGTTGACGGCATATCCCGCAATCGGCAGATGACAACCGCCGTCAAACGAATGGAGAAATGATCGTTCGGCTGTAACAGACCGCTCCGTTTCAGGATCGTTGAGCACCTGCAGGTATTCCAGCAAATCATGATCGTCAGAGCGGCATTGGACGGCCAATGCTCCCTGCCCGACGGCGGGAAGCATGGTCGCCGGCTCCAAGATCTCGGTCACTTTCTCCTCCCATCCCATGCGTACGATCCCGGCATAGGCCAGCACGATCGCTTCAAACTGACCGTCCATCAGTTTCCGATAACGGGTATTTAGGTTTCCCCGCACCGGCTCCACCACCAAATCAGGGCGTAGAGCCAATATTTGGGATTGCCGGCGCAAACTGCTCGTTCCCACCCGTGCTCCCGCCGGCAGTTGGTCCAGCGTAAGCCCTTCCCGGGATAATAAACAATCGCGCGGGTCTTCCCTCCGTGTGACGGCCCCCATCGTGAGACCCGTCGGCATCTGGCCCGGCATATCTTTCATACTGTGTACGGCCAAATCGATTCGTTTATCCAACAGCGCCTGTTCAATCTCTTTGACAAACAGTCCTTTTCCACCTACTTTGGAAAGGGTGACATGGAGAATTTGATCCCCTTTGGTAACAATCCGTTCCTGCTTTAACTCCCAGCCCTCAGGCAATGACGGCTGCAGATGGTCCATCACCCATTGCGTTTGGGTGAGGGCCAATTCGCTTCGTCTCGTTCCGACCACTACCGTGCGCATGCACATTCCTCCTCGTTTCTCATGCTGCCCTGCCCAATCCGCACTCTATCCATCGTCCGGGGTCCTCCGCGTTTCATAGAAAAGCCGCCCGCCTACAACCATTGATGAAAGGAGAGGCCGGCGCTGGATATCAGGTAATTAATCACAATCGTAAAAAAGGAAAGGACGTTCCACCAAGCCAACCGCTGTCCCCCCCAACGCTTGCGGACCTTTTGATAGAGGGAAGTGGAGTATGCACCCAGCACCAACAGGGAACCGATCACTTTGGGATCCAGCAAGGATGCGGGCCCCAAGGTTTCATGTGCCCATACCAATCCCAAAATAAGTGCCAGGATCAACAGCGGGACTCCACCCATATTCAGTCTGTGGGAAAAGAGTTGCAACTTCCCCAAACTGGGCAGGCGACGCAGTGTCTGATTCCAACGTTTTCGCTTTAACAGCCGGTTTCCCACCAGATACAATCCAGAAAAAACGGTGGACAGCGAAAACAGTGCATAGGCTAAAAATGCCAAAGTCACATGGATAAACACCAGCTCGGACAGAAGCACCTTCGCTACAGGCGACTCTGCCGGAGAAGTGAAAAAATGAGCGGCCAAAATGGCGAATCCGACCAAATTGGCGGCAAAGACAAACAGGTGGATGCGGGCGAACCAGTTGATGATCAATGTAGCTGTCACCAACGCCCACGAATAGAACAACAACGAATCCAATCCGGTCAACACAGGAAACTGCGCCACAGCCTTCCATGCCAAAAACACCGTTTGGAAAGACCAAACGGCAACAAGAAAAACAAGCGCCAACCGGCGGTTCCGCCGGTTGGACTGCAACAAGTCGCTGAAAGCGAACAGCAAGCTGAGCGCGTAAATATAGATGATCAGGTCATAGTACCAATGTTGGGCAAACACATCGGCCTCCTCCTTGCATCATGAACGGATGGAAACCTGGTTGGCGAAAACCGGCTGCGGAAATGGGGCTTCCGATTTCCCCGTCGTCGCCCGCTCTTTTTCCTGCTCCTGTTTTCGCCGCTCCTCCAGCTGCTCTTCCAGAGCAAAGAGGTGGACAAACATATCGAGAGCCTCATCCCGGTCTGACGTCGCCGCCAGTTCCTTGACCCGGACCATGGGATCCCGGAGCAGTTGGTTGACGATGCTTTTGGTGTGTTTGCGCAGCACCCGTTTTTCCCGTTCGGTCAAGTCAGGGAGTTTGCGCTCGATACTGTTCATCGTTTCCTCTTGAATCGCCAATGCCTTCTCCCGGAGTGCGGTAATCAACGGAACCACCCCCAAGGTTTGAAGCCATTCCTGGAACAGGCCGTACTCCTCTTCCACCATCGCCCGCACTTTTTCCGCCTCCTGCGCGCGAAGCTGGATATTGGTCTCCACCATTCCCTGTAAATCATCGATATCAAAGAGAAAAACGTTGTCCATTCCGTGCACCTTAGGATCAATATCCCGCGGAACAGCGATATCGATCAGAAACAGGGGAAATGCCCGTTTCCCGACCGCTTCTTCCACCGCATCCCGCCCGATGACCGTCGACGGAGCACCGGTGGAGCTGACCACGATATCCGCTTCCCGAATCGATTCCACCAAAAGGGAAAGGGGGCGTGCTTCCCCGTCAAAACGGCCGGCCACTTCCTCCGCTTTTTCCAGGGTGCGGTTTAAAACGATCACCTTATCCGCTCCTGCATCCCGCAAATGCCGGGCTGTCAATTCACCGGTCTCACCGGCGCCCAACAGCAGAACAGTCTTGCCCGTAAATGTGCTAAACATCTTTTTTCCCAGTTCCACAGCAGCATAGCTGACGGAAACGGCGTTTTGCCCGATCTCCGTCTCCGATTGAACCCGTTTTCCCATCGTGACGGCCTGTTTAAACAACTGGTTGAACAGCGTGCCCGTCACTCCCGCTTCCTGGGCAGCGAGAAACGATTGCTTAACTTGTCCCAGGATCTGGGTTTCTCCCAGCACCATCGAATCCAGTCCACAGACTACTGTGAAGAGGTGGCGGATCGCATGTTCGTCTTCTTTGATGTACAGATGGGGTTCAAACCGATTCCGGTCCAAGCCGAACTCGCCTTCCAGAAAGGATTTGGCATAGTAACGCCCCGTATGCAACTGGTCGCTTACGACATAGAGTTCCATCCGGTTGCATGTGCTGATGATCACACATTCCAGGATGCTCTTTTGTTGCCGCAATCGCTGAAGGGGTGCCGTTAAATCCTCCGCTGAAAACGCCATCCGTTCCCGTAATTCCACGGGGGCCGTTTTATGATTGAAACCCAACGCGATGATGTGCATGATTCATCCACCTCGATTCTACCAGCATCCCCGTTCCCGGATGCCCAGCACCGCATCGGTTGTTCCCGCTGGTGACACTTATGATAGGCCGATGCGAATCTCTAGTCCCATGTCCCATTATAGCACATGCCCTTTCACCGTGAAAAAAGGAGGCTGTGAACAGTTTTTGAAGCCGTGGCATACGATACATCAGCCCAAAATGCCAGAGGAGAGAATCGTTATGCCCTTTTCCCGTTCAGGTGGACGTCTTTCCAAGACGACCGGATGCTGGATCATCCTGTCAGTCTTTATCCTTTTATTGGCTGCTTGCGGAACCCCCTCCACTGATTCGCAGAACCTAACACCCCTTCATGTGGTGGAGGTTACCCATTCCCTGTTTTATGCTCCCCAATATGTGGCGATCCAACAAGGATTTTTTGAAGAGGAAGGGATTGATTTAACACTGTCGGACGGTGCCGGCGGGGATAAAACAATGGCGATGCTCCTGTCGGATAACGCCGATATTGCCTTGGTAGGAGCCGAAACCGGTATTTACGTCAATGCCCGCGGCGCCCAGGATCCGGTGGTGGCGTTTGCCCAGTTGACCCAGACGGACGGTACCTTTCTTGTTTCCCGTCAGCCGATCGATTCCTTTGAATGGGACGACCTGAAAGGAAAGACACTGCTGGGCCAACGGAAAGGCGGCATGCCCCAAATGGTGAGCGAATACGTGCAACGGAAAAACGGCCTGGACCCCAGGCAGGATTTGACGACTATTCAAAACGTCGATTTTAATAACCTGGGCAGTGCATTTGTTTCGGGAACCGGTGACTTCGCACAGTTGTTTGAACCGGTCGCCTCCAAAATCGAGCAAGAAGGAAAAGGATATGTCGTCGCCTCCTTCGGCAAAGACAGCGGCCGACTGCCTTACACGGTCTATCTAACCAAAGAAGGAACCATCCATCGAGATCCCGAGCTGATGGAACGGTTCGTACGAGCCTTGTATAAAGGACAGCGGTGGGTGGATACCCATACCCCCGAAGAGATTGCGGACGAAGTAGAGTCATTCTTCCCCGACACGGATCGAACCATCGTGGTTCAAGTGCTGGAACGCTATCAAGAGCAAGGATCTTGGGCAACGGATCCCGTGATCGACCTGGAAGAATACGATCGGTTATTAGAAGTGATGGACCAAGCCGGCGAACTCCCTTCCCGCCTACCTTTTGCAGATGTGATTCGGACTGACATCGCCGAAAAGGTTACAAAAGAGATACGGTAATAGCACGGCCAACGGTTTAATCATCGCGGCTTCCCGCTCGGAAAAGGAGGCAGATCGATGGAATCCCCCGTCATTGAGGTGAACGAGGTAACGAAACATTATTGGAATATGGAGGAGGAAGTCCGTGCGCTCTCCCCCATCTCCTTTTCGATTCAATCCAGTGAATTTGTCAGCCTGGTCGGACCCAGCGGTTGCGGCAAAAGCACGATTCTCTCCCTTGTGGCGGGTTTATTGCCACCCACATCGGGTGAGGTTACCCTCTTCGGCAAAAAAGTGACATACCCATCCCCACGGGTCGGCTATATGCTGCAGCGGGATTGTCTGTTGGATTGGCGTACCGTAAAAGACAACATCAACCTCGGACTGGAATTGTCCGGCACATTGAATCACCAGACCGAAAGCCATGCTCGCCACCTCCTAAACGAATTAGGATTGGGCCACACCCTTCACCAGTATCCCGCCCAGTTGTCTGGAGGGATGAGGCAGCGGGTGGCTTTGGTACGCACGCTGGCCCTCCAGCCTGACATCTTATTATTGGATGAACCCTTTTCCGCTTTGGATATCCAGAACAAACTCCATTTGGAGGATCTATTGGTTCAAGCACTAAAAGGCCGGGGAATGACCACTCTTTTGGTGACCCATGACCTGGAAGAAGCACTGGCTCTCTCGACACGGATCCTGGTCCTGACCGGCAGCCCGGGAAGATTGAAGCGAACGGTGGAAATTCCGCCTGCCATCCGGAGTCTGGACCCTCTCCCGACTC
The nucleotide sequence above comes from Desmospora profundinema. Encoded proteins:
- a CDS encoding phosphotransferase; translated protein: MKLDAHRDGPVMEQVFRRFGWSPHQVEMVRGVLQVQTNGKVFALKKAVLPAKEMKKIQTVLHEITAKEYPHLLPFEKTVDGETGVETEVGYWMAQEWYGQGAERGDEVPLADLIRSLARFHRLTMPLAAGKKEDRRRLDQSEVKRRRSFEKRLEEWASIAREREFPSPFDKAFETHLPYVQKALSFSLQGMEKYIQGERGEAPRYTWVHGRVHPRNLVVGEEGWRWIDWEHAGIDSPVRDVAGFLRRLIPMDGDEVTDPFALLAEYEDEFPFNGKEKRLLSLYLTFPEQPLKLMEQYYAGNRQDEGTLVRRLEEEMDRLQLFQDWVRKHWAKKPTKKAKRKELAGIRTAKPRSR
- a CDS encoding LysM peptidoglycan-binding domain-containing protein, coding for MTGSKVNQLRFDISEKVRLHPQQPGIGTLLELDLYPDVEVEDQETHLKIQGYLRLNGTYHPEQGVDAETDGGGQETEAEASAQQEEIAYVIPVEITLPAERVDMDQIASEIHSFDYQVLSPFELQIEALLIIDGFIQEEENEEEGEPVEVVSSQAAAFSVPPNGDIRWKQDVPGDTKGEQDEYEFVHVARLEEGEEGAEVKADQEDTKAEVEAEEESAPVEAEKIQAELETEESEERRSESEPEKGEEPSVSPVTFHPFQPERDREESPLSRQQPLRMPHIGEFDFQHLEEDERTRFGIERMFEEKDLSSEQPEPVDDTAELDADPPEEEKNKGSSQEWAQWILGEEQEQFVKLRMVIVHKQDSIDSLSERYQVPASKIVHLNRLESEVLEEGQIVYIPSS
- the hemL gene encoding glutamate-1-semialdehyde 2,1-aminomutase; this translates as MTDKHARSDRVTRNHDRSAALFEEAKQVIPGGVNSPVRAFKSVDRTPVYIERGNGSRVYDVDGNEYIDYVCSWGPLILGHAHPAVVDAIREVTVKGTSFGAPTELETEMARLVTERMPSVEVVRMVNSGTEATMSALRLARAFTKRNKILKFEGCYHGHSDSLLIKAGSGVATLGLPDSPGVPENTGQHTLTVPYNDLDSARVAFQKFGHDIAAVIVEPVAGNMGVVPPAAEFLSGLRRLTDHYGSLLIFDEVMTGFRVDYHSAQGLYDIQPDLTTMGKVIGGGLPVGAYGGRRDIMEWVAPSGPVYQAGTLSGNPLAMAAGLATLNQMDRSAYELLEERASRLEHGLRKNAQEVGIPHHINRVGSMVCLFFTAEEVTSYEQAKQTDKRCFASYFRHMLDQGISLPPSPFEGMFISTAHSEEDIDRTLEANRYAMEQL
- the hemB gene encoding porphobilinogen synthase, which encodes MMKSFARHRRLRQNESIRSMVREHHLTTRDFIYPIFVVEGSGIRQEVPSMPGVFHYSLDRLNEEVDEVVESGIPSIILFGVPESKDACGSAAHAENGIVQQAIRQVKEHHPSLYVMADTCLCQYTDHGHCGVVAEGEVLNDESLSILARTAVSQAAAGADMIAPSNMMDGFVTAIRHALDEAGYENTPILSYAVKYASAFYGPFRDAAHSSPQFGDRRTYQMDPANGREALLEAASDLDEGADMLMVKPGLAYMDILRRLKERFDVPLAAYNVSGEYAMVKAAAEKGWIDEKGVVLELLTGMKRAGADLILTYHAKDAARWLNGEE
- a CDS encoding uroporphyrinogen-III synthase, which produces MKANQASLIWVGAGSGAPDLVTVRGRRAMQRADHLFVRKDVDEGVWKAWMTDGVIHVTQAGEKWLEEAEAACFRGERVVRLVPGDPLMDPSVRNELERWSEKGLSFEVVPGIGREWGDLSYAGISLAGNEEKNETPGTLVNGNRLIPVGPGEWGAVLKQLQQEGWALDTPAALIRDGSRAEQRVWMGALATLPEADGAAGHHTLVVGEGVTTRDRLTWFERLPLYGRRILVTRALEQAGILSDKIRALGGEAMEFPAIEIHPPARKEKLDEALDRLNTFDWVVFTSVNGVTTFFRRLSELRMDIRSLHRARIAAIGPKTAQELEVKGIRVDCLPEEYRAEALVEAMRPLVRRGENILLPRANIARPLLAEELSEMGCHVVDAHAYDTLPASGGVRELLRELEEGRIHVITFTSSSTVRYFIRALEREAEDVSSRIQRAWIACIGPITADTATEMGLPVDVTAEEYTIDGLIDAIVRLPQGLKEES
- the hemC gene encoding hydroxymethylbilane synthase, translating into MRTVVVGTRRSELALTQTQWVMDHLQPSLPEGWELKQERIVTKGDQILHVTLSKVGGKGLFVKEIEQALLDKRIDLAVHSMKDMPGQMPTGLTMGAVTRREDPRDCLLSREGLTLDQLPAGARVGTSSLRRQSQILALRPDLVVEPVRGNLNTRYRKLMDGQFEAIVLAYAGIVRMGWEEKVTEILEPATMLPAVGQGALAVQCRSDDHDLLEYLQVLNDPETERSVTAERSFLHSFDGGCHLPIAGYAVNRPDGIHLRGMVAHPSGNPVLSAEESGDNSREIGKRLARRLLDQGAGVLLEEIRKGIQS
- a CDS encoding cytochrome C assembly family protein, whose protein sequence is MFAQHWYYDLIIYIYALSLLFAFSDLLQSNRRNRRLALVFLVAVWSFQTVFLAWKAVAQFPVLTGLDSLLFYSWALVTATLIINWFARIHLFVFAANLVGFAILAAHFFTSPAESPVAKVLLSELVFIHVTLAFLAYALFSLSTVFSGLYLVGNRLLKRKRWNQTLRRLPSLGKLQLFSHRLNMGGVPLLILALILGLVWAHETLGPASLLDPKVIGSLLVLGAYSTSLYQKVRKRWGGQRLAWWNVLSFFTIVINYLISSAGLSFHQWL